The proteins below are encoded in one region of Candidatus Aegiribacteria sp.:
- a CDS encoding sugar kinase codes for MALLVVGSVALDTVTTPAGKVEEALGGSAIYFSLGAGCFDVVRIVGVVGPDFPVSEKRFLAERRIDVRGLTTGQGPTFRWEGAYGPDFGDARTIRTELGVFASFEPILPDDYVNTPCVFLANIDPVLQLQVLDQVHNPRWIAVDTMNLWIDQQRDKVLEVFSKVDIVFVNASESMQLSRKRTLFEAAEFIINSGPRYAVIKMGGAGAMIFGGSEPFVLPAYPLEKVTDPTGAGDTFASGMLGYLAGSDSDLNFESMKKGLAYGSVNASYACSGFGVEQLRELTREDIDSRMEYYLSTNQLGEFRI; via the coding sequence ATGGCACTTCTTGTAGTTGGTTCTGTAGCGCTTGATACTGTAACAACCCCGGCGGGTAAGGTGGAGGAGGCCCTGGGGGGCTCGGCTATTTACTTCTCACTCGGAGCCGGATGCTTCGATGTGGTTCGGATAGTAGGGGTTGTTGGCCCTGATTTTCCAGTATCCGAGAAAAGATTTCTGGCGGAGCGTAGAATAGATGTAAGGGGTTTGACCACAGGACAGGGTCCCACATTCCGCTGGGAAGGCGCTTACGGCCCTGATTTCGGAGATGCCCGAACAATAAGGACAGAACTGGGGGTATTCGCCAGTTTTGAGCCGATACTTCCGGATGATTATGTAAATACTCCATGCGTTTTCCTTGCTAATATCGATCCTGTGCTGCAGCTGCAGGTATTGGATCAGGTTCATAATCCTCGCTGGATAGCTGTTGATACAATGAACCTTTGGATAGACCAGCAGAGGGACAAAGTACTTGAAGTATTCAGTAAAGTTGATATCGTTTTTGTCAACGCTTCCGAATCGATGCAGTTGTCACGCAAAAGAACTCTTTTTGAAGCCGCTGAATTTATCATCAACTCCGGTCCCCGCTACGCCGTTATTAAAATGGGTGGAGCGGGAGCCATGATCTTTGGAGGAAGTGAACCCTTCGTTCTTCCGGCTTATCCACTTGAAAAGGTTACCGATCCTACTGGAGCTGGAGACACCTTCGCTTCTGGAATGCTTGGATATCTCGCAGGCAGCGACAGTGACCTGAATTTCGAAAGTATGAAGAAGGGGCTGGCTTACGGATCTGTAAATGCCAGTTACGCCTGCAGCGGTTTCGGAGTTGAGCAATTGAGGGAACTGACCCGCGAAGACATCGATTCAAGAATGGAATACTACCTCTCCACGAATCAGCTCGGAGAATTCAGAATATGA
- the purM gene encoding phosphoribosylformylglycinamidine cyclo-ligase, which yields MKPADYKNSGVDILEGERAISLMKAEVRKTFTKNVLSDLGHFGGLFRADFSHMKAPVLVASTDGVGTKLKVAGMMGNYGTVGMDLVNHCVNDILVQGALPLFFMDYIACGKLEARTAADIVSGLATACSENGCALLGGETAEMPGFYGEGDYDVAGTIIGLVEKDLIIDGSDIRPGMIIVGLPSNGLHTNGYSLARKVIFETAGLAPSDTHPLLGNRSVGEALLSVHKSYLRNLEPLLKEKLVKGIAHITGGGIPGNLSRILPAGCGALIEPHWDVPAVFELIRESGNIDIAEMRKAFNMGAGMLLVALKADVNRIMELLRITGEEAFTAGRITSDAGIVFKD from the coding sequence ATGAAACCAGCCGATTACAAAAACAGCGGCGTTGATATCCTTGAGGGTGAAAGGGCCATCTCCCTGATGAAGGCTGAAGTAAGAAAGACATTCACGAAGAACGTCCTGTCCGACCTGGGCCATTTTGGAGGACTGTTCCGGGCGGATTTCAGCCATATGAAGGCACCAGTTCTTGTAGCAAGTACGGACGGTGTAGGCACAAAGCTCAAGGTTGCAGGCATGATGGGAAATTACGGAACCGTTGGAATGGATCTGGTCAACCATTGTGTGAACGACATTCTCGTTCAGGGCGCGTTACCCCTGTTCTTCATGGATTACATAGCCTGCGGCAAACTTGAGGCGCGAACCGCCGCTGACATAGTATCGGGACTTGCCACCGCATGCAGTGAGAATGGCTGTGCCCTGCTTGGTGGAGAGACAGCGGAAATGCCGGGTTTCTACGGCGAAGGTGATTACGATGTGGCCGGAACCATTATAGGATTGGTCGAGAAGGACCTGATCATTGACGGTTCGGATATCCGCCCCGGCATGATCATCGTAGGCCTTCCCTCAAACGGGCTGCATACGAACGGCTATTCCCTTGCGAGAAAAGTTATCTTCGAAACCGCCGGTCTGGCTCCTTCCGATACCCATCCTCTTCTCGGAAATAGAAGTGTCGGGGAAGCACTGCTTTCTGTTCATAAGAGTTATCTCAGGAATCTTGAGCCGCTTCTGAAGGAAAAACTAGTTAAAGGTATAGCACACATCACTGGAGGCGGCATTCCGGGGAATCTTTCAAGAATACTGCCTGCAGGCTGCGGCGCCCTTATCGAACCACACTGGGATGTACCCGCAGTATTCGAACTCATCCGCGAGTCAGGGAACATCGACATCGCAGAAATGAGAAAGGCGTTCAATATGGGAGCGGGCATGCTTCTTGTTGCTTTAAAGGCTGATGTGAACAGAATAATGGAGCTTCTCAGAATTACAGGTGAGGAAGCATTTACAGCCGGCAGAATAACTTCTGATGCCGGCATCGTTTTCAAAGACTGA
- a CDS encoding 2,3-bisphosphoglycerate-independent phosphoglycerate mutase, with protein MFGGLVEELVQKNDSRILLAVIDGLGDISIEELGGKTPLEAAITPEMDRLAAGGVLGVHIPIARGITPGSGPAHLGLFGYDPVLYQVGRGALAALGVGFELKHGDLAARINFCTLDDQGIVTDRRAGRITSEKCAELVGMLADIKIEDVETFVVPVKQHRACVVFRGNGLSDDIQDTDPGLVGLEPIPVEGSDKTRNVVREFLRKAEEILKGLHPANFILLRGFALHKEFPSIEERFGLTAAAVALYPMYRGVAGLVGMNVVKCDPENLSGQAEAVRRALDDGHDFVFLHHKPADSAGEDGNVQAKIRAIEEFDRALPSFLDSGFDVVCITGDHSTPCPMKLHSWHSVPVLIHGGPQRWGYSSAFSEKQAVYGAMGSFMATDIMPLLLASAGKLAKFGA; from the coding sequence ATGTTTGGAGGTCTTGTGGAAGAACTTGTTCAGAAGAACGATTCGAGAATACTTCTGGCCGTGATTGACGGGCTTGGGGATATCTCAATTGAGGAACTCGGCGGAAAGACGCCGCTTGAAGCAGCTATCACTCCTGAAATGGACAGACTTGCGGCAGGTGGAGTACTCGGTGTCCATATTCCTATTGCCAGGGGTATTACTCCCGGAAGCGGGCCTGCGCACCTTGGTTTGTTCGGTTACGACCCGGTTCTATATCAGGTGGGAAGAGGGGCTCTCGCGGCATTGGGAGTTGGTTTTGAACTGAAGCACGGAGATCTTGCGGCCAGAATAAATTTCTGCACACTTGATGATCAGGGAATAGTGACGGACAGGAGAGCTGGGCGGATAACAAGCGAGAAGTGCGCGGAACTTGTGGGAATGCTTGCGGATATAAAAATAGAAGATGTTGAGACGTTCGTGGTTCCGGTAAAACAGCACAGGGCATGTGTTGTCTTTCGGGGCAACGGCCTCAGCGATGATATTCAGGATACCGACCCCGGTCTTGTTGGACTCGAGCCCATTCCTGTCGAAGGCTCCGATAAAACCCGGAATGTGGTGAGGGAATTTCTGCGGAAGGCGGAAGAAATCCTGAAGGGGCTTCATCCGGCGAATTTCATTCTCCTCCGGGGTTTTGCCCTTCATAAGGAATTCCCCTCGATAGAGGAACGGTTCGGCCTTACCGCTGCCGCAGTGGCGCTTTATCCCATGTACAGGGGTGTCGCGGGACTGGTTGGTATGAACGTCGTCAAATGCGACCCGGAGAATCTTTCAGGACAGGCAGAAGCCGTGAGAAGAGCTCTGGATGACGGCCACGATTTTGTTTTCCTTCATCACAAACCCGCCGACTCCGCGGGTGAGGACGGTAACGTCCAGGCAAAGATCAGGGCTATAGAAGAATTCGACAGGGCGCTGCCTTCCTTTCTTGATTCAGGATTTGATGTGGTATGTATAACGGGAGATCACAGCACTCCCTGCCCCATGAAACTTCACAGCTGGCATTCGGTACCTGTCCTTATCCATGGAGGACCGCAAAGATGGGGGTACAGCTCGGCATTCTCCGAGAAACAGGCCGTTTACGGAGCGATGGGTTCATTCATGGCAACCGATATTATGCCCCTTCTTCTGGCATCGGCCGGGAAACTGGCTAAATTCGGAGCCTGA
- the nadA gene encoding quinolinate synthase NadA: MDNRIVSEILELKGKKDAVILAHSYQPPEIQDIADHVGDSLQLSRTAASTRSSVIVFCGVRFMAETAHILSPEKTVLLPEPEAGCPLADCIEAPALRSMQEMYPDALTVLYVNSPADVKAESYACCTSANALEVVESAPSDEIIFAPDRNLGTFVSRRSDKTIHIWNGACRCHATADIQNIRAVMEEWPDAELLVHPETPPEVWEPAHAVLGTGGMIRHIAESSSQRFIIGTEEGMAYRLKTLYPDRKFRTGGNIYCVNMKKITLEKILDSLKRLKPVIELDTEIREKAYAAVARMTEITG; this comes from the coding sequence ATGGATAACCGGATTGTCAGCGAGATACTTGAACTGAAGGGTAAGAAAGATGCTGTTATTCTGGCTCACAGCTACCAGCCGCCGGAAATCCAGGACATCGCGGATCATGTGGGAGATTCCCTCCAGCTGAGCCGGACTGCGGCATCCACGCGATCTTCCGTGATCGTTTTCTGCGGCGTTAGATTCATGGCTGAAACAGCACATATCCTCTCGCCCGAAAAAACGGTTCTTTTGCCTGAGCCTGAGGCCGGGTGCCCCCTCGCGGACTGTATAGAAGCGCCGGCGCTGAGGTCCATGCAGGAAATGTATCCTGATGCCCTTACAGTTCTGTACGTTAACTCACCGGCCGATGTTAAAGCGGAAAGCTACGCCTGCTGTACATCCGCTAACGCCCTCGAAGTGGTTGAGAGTGCGCCTTCCGACGAAATTATCTTCGCTCCCGACAGGAACCTCGGGACTTTCGTATCGAGAAGGTCTGATAAGACCATTCATATCTGGAACGGAGCCTGCAGATGCCATGCCACGGCTGACATACAGAATATCCGAGCCGTAATGGAAGAATGGCCTGACGCGGAACTCCTGGTTCATCCGGAAACCCCTCCGGAAGTATGGGAACCGGCCCATGCTGTTCTGGGGACGGGGGGCATGATAAGGCATATCGCGGAATCGAGTTCACAGCGGTTCATAATAGGAACCGAAGAGGGAATGGCGTACAGGCTCAAGACCCTTTATCCGGACAGGAAGTTCAGGACCGGAGGGAATATCTACTGCGTCAACATGAAAAAAATTACACTGGAGAAAATACTCGATTCCCTGAAAAGATTAAAGCCTGTCATCGAACTCGACACTGAGATAAGAGAAAAGGCTTACGCGGCCGTAGCAAGAATGACGGAGATAACCGGATGA
- a CDS encoding gamma-glutamyl-gamma-aminobutyrate hydrolase family protein (Members of this family of hydrolases with an active site Cys residue belong to MEROPS family C26.) produces MRKPVIGITLNWYANDQSKVQSYGKWLFGLNQSYAEFLGKADVITMGIIPSSEDFRSMLEVVDMVVLTGGGDTDPELYGQRDNGSIQHWRDRPLWEIGLYRKAREMKVPVLGICLGIQTIAIAEGEQLIQDISTQMENPEEHHGEAADPRMHTVEIIEGTILSGILDREIAVSSFHHQAIAGIPEGFYQSAKSHDGVIEGMESDDGLVVAVQWHPERDFTGPLILKSLIPRFCGDTE; encoded by the coding sequence ATGAGAAAACCTGTAATCGGTATTACGCTTAACTGGTATGCTAACGATCAATCCAAGGTTCAGTCCTATGGGAAATGGCTTTTCGGGCTCAACCAGAGCTACGCTGAATTTCTGGGGAAGGCGGATGTAATCACGATGGGGATTATTCCTTCCTCTGAGGATTTTCGGAGTATGCTGGAAGTTGTAGATATGGTTGTTCTTACAGGCGGTGGTGATACTGACCCGGAGCTGTACGGTCAGCGGGACAACGGTTCAATTCAACACTGGAGGGATAGACCCCTCTGGGAAATTGGACTGTACAGGAAAGCCAGGGAAATGAAGGTACCCGTTTTAGGGATATGCCTGGGGATCCAGACGATAGCTATAGCGGAGGGTGAGCAGCTCATCCAGGATATTTCCACCCAGATGGAAAACCCGGAAGAACACCATGGGGAAGCTGCCGATCCAAGGATGCATACGGTTGAGATCATTGAGGGTACCATACTGAGCGGAATCCTTGATAGAGAGATAGCAGTAAGCAGTTTTCATCACCAGGCCATAGCCGGAATTCCGGAAGGGTTTTACCAGTCGGCAAAATCTCATGATGGCGTAATAGAGGGAATGGAATCGGACGATGGTCTTGTAGTCGCGGTCCAATGGCATCCCGAGCGGGATTTCACAGGTCCGCTTATTCTTAAAAGCCTGATTCCAAGGTTTTGCGGGGATACAGAGTAA
- a CDS encoding class I mannose-6-phosphate isomerase yields MLYISEPRYIPRIWGSLMTAGQETPIGEIWWLFQKDGTSSKLRSTSDGDSTTVNDLVLTGELPGKEVYPVLLKTLHTADRLSVQVHPGIEGGSLRKEETWIVLAAKENAWMMGGLKVTGRNLLLDLLRQNKAEEALQEIDLVKGDIYHLPPGTVHALGPGLEILEVQSNCDVTYRLYDWGRTGADGKPRELHIEKGVEAVNWSSGGKPVAAGSKGQVNRLKLNADYRVTDIRGTMEMSMPGGALFFVSSGSADVRDRKIDSPVCLIADTNGGKLELDGSGYLIEPGGN; encoded by the coding sequence ATGCTGTACATCTCGGAGCCCAGGTACATACCCAGGATATGGGGTTCGCTGATGACCGCGGGGCAGGAAACACCCATCGGGGAGATCTGGTGGCTGTTCCAGAAGGATGGCACTTCATCAAAACTCCGAAGCACATCCGATGGAGATTCGACCACAGTGAACGATCTGGTTTTAACCGGAGAATTGCCAGGTAAGGAAGTGTATCCCGTTCTTCTGAAGACCCTCCATACTGCGGACAGGCTGTCTGTGCAGGTCCATCCGGGAATCGAGGGGGGAAGCCTTCGAAAGGAAGAAACCTGGATAGTACTTGCGGCGAAAGAGAACGCCTGGATGATGGGGGGACTGAAAGTCACCGGCAGGAACCTTCTCCTCGATCTCCTGCGGCAGAATAAAGCGGAGGAAGCTCTGCAGGAGATCGATCTTGTAAAAGGAGATATTTACCATCTTCCTCCCGGAACCGTTCATGCGCTGGGGCCGGGCCTTGAGATCCTGGAGGTTCAGAGCAATTGCGACGTCACTTACAGGCTTTACGACTGGGGCAGAACCGGAGCCGATGGAAAACCCAGGGAGCTTCACATCGAAAAAGGTGTTGAGGCTGTCAACTGGTCTTCCGGAGGGAAACCAGTTGCCGCCGGTTCAAAGGGACAGGTGAACCGGCTGAAGCTGAATGCGGACTATCGGGTAACAGATATACGAGGAACAATGGAGATGAGTATGCCTGGAGGAGCGCTATTTTTCGTTTCCTCGGGCAGTGCTGATGTCAGGGATCGCAAAATCGATTCCCCTGTATGCCTTATCGCCGATACGAATGGCGGGAAACTGGAGCTTGACGGTTCAGGTTACCTGATAGAACCCGGAGGAAATTAA
- a CDS encoding NTP transferase domain-containing protein: MESSFFAVIMAGGRGTRFWPVSTGRMPKQFLRLTGSMTMLQETAVRFEGLCGHGDIMVVTGSDSRSTVIDQLPWISENNLLLEPSGRNTAACIGWAAKTLIERGRGSDLMVVVPSDHVIDNPDGFRNTLLKAAIPAADGKLVTIGVTPDRPATGYGYLEKGKCHSEGIYDVSSFREKPNLEEAEEYLENGDYFWNAGMFIWRADVIMKEIARYLPELSEGLRKLGTGTCPDQVRYDSLQSVSIDFGVMEKADNVVSVPAQFGWNDIGDWPSARRCGVGRGEVLAMDSVNTTVWNDGKLTVLLGVSDVSVVETDSVTLIMSDEYSQKLREVVADLEDTKPDLV; this comes from the coding sequence ATGGAATCATCGTTTTTCGCGGTAATCATGGCGGGGGGAAGGGGAACCCGCTTCTGGCCGGTTTCAACCGGAAGAATGCCCAAGCAGTTTCTGCGGCTTACGGGCAGCATGACGATGCTGCAGGAAACAGCCGTCAGATTCGAGGGGCTCTGCGGACATGGGGATATTATGGTAGTTACAGGTAGTGATTCTCGTTCAACGGTTATCGATCAGCTTCCATGGATCAGTGAGAACAACCTGCTGCTTGAACCCTCCGGCAGGAATACAGCCGCATGCATAGGCTGGGCGGCAAAGACCCTCATTGAAAGGGGCCGCGGTTCGGATCTTATGGTGGTTGTCCCCTCGGATCATGTCATCGATAACCCGGATGGATTCAGGAATACACTTTTGAAAGCGGCCATTCCCGCTGCGGACGGGAAACTTGTAACTATCGGAGTAACACCGGACCGTCCCGCAACCGGATACGGCTACCTTGAGAAGGGAAAATGTCACAGTGAAGGAATTTACGATGTTTCATCCTTCAGAGAAAAACCGAATCTGGAAGAAGCTGAAGAATACCTTGAAAACGGAGACTATTTCTGGAATGCCGGCATGTTCATCTGGAGGGCAGACGTGATCATGAAGGAAATTGCCAGATACCTTCCGGAGCTTTCGGAAGGGTTGCGGAAACTCGGTACTGGAACCTGTCCGGATCAGGTTAGGTACGATTCTCTTCAGTCTGTTTCCATAGATTTCGGAGTAATGGAAAAAGCTGATAACGTTGTATCGGTTCCCGCGCAGTTCGGATGGAACGACATCGGAGACTGGCCATCCGCAAGAAGATGCGGTGTGGGCAGGGGGGAGGTTCTCGCGATGGACAGTGTGAACACAACCGTCTGGAACGACGGGAAGCTTACCGTTCTTCTGGGCGTTAGCGATGTATCCGTCGTGGAGACCGATTCCGTAACCCTTATCATGAGTGATGAATATTCTCAGAAACTAAGAGAAGTCGTTGCAGATCTGGAAGATACAAAGCCAGATCTTGTATAG
- a CDS encoding L,D-transpeptidase → MICLTELFRIFLGILAVSWTTSFNPAPASGNTSSREAVILIDFQTIVFLEDGREANLALVSTGRAGYDTPTGTFEVLYRRRSPVSSSYNVRMPYWLCIHPSGQIGLHQTFLSGTNSLGIRKSHGCIRLGKTTARWSYYWLSVGSTVRVQAESPRRSYSSDR, encoded by the coding sequence TTGATTTGTCTTACAGAACTTTTCCGAATTTTTCTGGGTATACTTGCCGTATCCTGGACTACATCCTTTAATCCTGCTCCAGCTTCCGGAAATACTTCATCCCGCGAAGCGGTCATTCTCATAGATTTCCAGACCATCGTTTTCCTGGAAGACGGACGGGAAGCGAACCTTGCGCTGGTTTCCACAGGAAGAGCTGGTTACGATACCCCCACAGGCACATTCGAGGTCCTGTACAGAAGGCGGTCTCCCGTATCAAGTTCTTACAATGTCAGAATGCCTTACTGGCTGTGCATACATCCTTCCGGCCAGATAGGCCTTCACCAGACTTTTCTATCCGGTACGAATTCTCTTGGCATCAGAAAATCTCACGGTTGCATAAGGCTTGGCAAAACAACGGCAAGATGGAGCTACTACTGGCTCAGTGTTGGTTCAACCGTAAGAGTGCAGGCAGAAAGCCCCAGAAGAAGCTATAGTTCCGACAGATAA
- a CDS encoding tetratricopeptide repeat protein produces MQNQEYDEIIYLADSVIARGDSLNAEIWFWRGMAFTEQVKWSEAAESFLKADELDTNGELAVNEYWFVFFNSAANIMNDGDIGHTVEILETGMHVAPERPDFELMLGDIEININNDLPAALEDFQNASLKAEELIADIQELINSTDDPYTLNYYSQSLEKAKSLFIQSLFNSGSVLTMIAIDATEEEMLEYLHQAQDAYSKALEIDPTNVDMLDALAGACMLEGDYESALTIFNEAFANIDLGLSEGWLEEEEADQIKANIFVSKGYAYIEMEDFQQAIIELDNARNLIGDDFVVLSTLAHANFIMENYDEALSILDSIMIMDGLTPDQLANAYYTRYACCNRKELDSEAAEALETALEYQPDNANYWRYLASTYSRLNRRNDAIDAMERANQLDSENE; encoded by the coding sequence ATGCAGAACCAGGAGTACGACGAGATTATCTATCTCGCTGACAGCGTAATTGCCAGGGGAGATTCTCTGAATGCTGAAATCTGGTTCTGGAGAGGCATGGCCTTTACAGAGCAAGTTAAATGGTCTGAGGCCGCCGAATCATTCCTTAAAGCAGACGAACTTGATACAAACGGAGAGCTGGCGGTAAACGAATACTGGTTCGTATTCTTTAACAGCGCCGCTAATATTATGAACGACGGAGACATAGGACATACCGTTGAAATACTGGAAACGGGTATGCATGTAGCTCCCGAAAGACCTGATTTTGAGCTTATGCTGGGTGATATTGAGATAAACATAAACAATGATTTACCAGCAGCCCTTGAAGATTTTCAGAATGCATCCCTGAAAGCGGAAGAACTGATAGCAGACATTCAGGAACTTATTAACAGTACGGACGATCCGTATACACTGAATTATTACTCGCAGAGCCTTGAAAAGGCCAAAAGCCTTTTCATTCAGTCTCTTTTCAATTCGGGGAGCGTTCTGACCATGATAGCCATCGACGCCACGGAAGAAGAGATGCTGGAGTACTTGCATCAGGCCCAAGATGCTTATAGCAAGGCTCTTGAGATCGACCCTACGAACGTTGACATGCTCGACGCTCTCGCAGGGGCGTGTATGCTTGAAGGCGATTATGAATCAGCTCTCACCATTTTCAACGAAGCTTTCGCTAACATCGATCTGGGGCTTTCAGAAGGCTGGCTCGAAGAAGAAGAGGCGGATCAGATCAAGGCAAACATATTCGTATCCAAGGGTTACGCCTATATTGAGATGGAAGACTTCCAGCAGGCAATAATCGAGCTTGACAATGCGAGGAACCTCATAGGTGACGATTTCGTAGTTCTTTCAACTCTTGCGCATGCCAACTTCATAATGGAGAATTACGATGAAGCTCTTTCGATTCTCGATTCTATCATGATTATGGATGGATTGACTCCCGATCAACTTGCCAATGCTTACTATACAAGATATGCCTGCTGCAACAGGAAAGAACTGGATTCTGAAGCTGCAGAGGCTCTGGAAACAGCCCTTGAGTACCAGCCTGACAATGCCAACTACTGGCGCTACCTTGCAAGTACCTACAGCCGGCTTAACCGCAGGAATGACGCAATTGATGCAATGGAGAGAGCAAACCAGCTGGATTCAGAGAACGAATAG
- a CDS encoding acetyl-CoA carboxylase biotin carboxyl carrier protein subunit yields MPGTIVDIKVSEGDGIQPGDVLLLLDAMKMHNEICSTIKGRVERMHVKMGDTVQKSQLLVSIGSD; encoded by the coding sequence ATACCCGGAACCATAGTTGATATTAAAGTATCCGAAGGTGACGGTATTCAGCCGGGCGATGTACTGCTTCTTCTCGATGCCATGAAGATGCATAATGAGATATGCTCAACAATCAAGGGCCGAGTAGAGCGGATGCATGTAAAAATGGGTGATACAGTTCAGAAGAGTCAGCTTCTTGTAAGCATAGGCAGCGACTGA
- a CDS encoding acyl-CoA carboxylase subunit beta translates to MSIKRSVNDFIARLSSKLKGGGDKAIEKQKKRGKNTARERIEDLLLDKDSFLETDLFVEHSVKDFGMDRKEMAGDGVITGYGKVDSKAVAVFAQDFTVAGGSLGRAHAMKIVKVMDGAAEAGIPLIGINDSGGARIQEGVESLCGYGELFYRNTRLSGDVPQISVILGPCAGGAVYSPALTDFVFVVDKISHMFITGPQVIKTVLGEEVTQEELGGAMTHASITGNAHFYAKTEVDAFNTVKKLLSFLPANSKQNPPVRKPIPPDQPLGDDVIPDNRRQAYSVKDIIRGIVDASDFLEVHEYYARNIVVGFARLAGRSIGIVANQPRVLAGVLDVNASDKAARFIRFCDCFNIPLLTLVDTPGYLPGVDQEHAGVIRHGAKILYAYSEASVPKMTVIMRKAYGGAYIAMCSRHLGATFVASWPSGEIAVMGPEGAANIIFRREIAAADDPDAYRQEKVDEYEEKFANPYVAAKKGYVDTIIKSSETRDTLIKVLSVAKQSRTGRPHRNIPL, encoded by the coding sequence ATGTCAATAAAAAGATCTGTAAACGACTTCATCGCTCGGTTGTCCAGCAAACTGAAGGGCGGCGGTGATAAGGCAATTGAAAAACAGAAGAAAAGGGGAAAAAACACGGCCAGAGAGCGTATAGAAGATCTGTTGCTTGATAAGGATTCTTTTCTTGAAACAGACCTTTTCGTAGAGCATTCCGTAAAGGATTTCGGGATGGACAGGAAGGAAATGGCCGGGGACGGAGTCATAACAGGTTATGGAAAGGTAGATAGCAAAGCAGTTGCCGTATTCGCGCAGGACTTCACAGTTGCCGGAGGATCCCTCGGAAGAGCCCATGCAATGAAAATCGTTAAGGTAATGGATGGCGCAGCGGAGGCTGGAATACCCCTTATTGGAATAAACGACTCCGGCGGAGCCAGAATACAGGAAGGAGTGGAATCCCTCTGCGGTTACGGCGAGCTGTTCTACCGCAATACCAGACTCAGTGGAGATGTTCCTCAAATTTCCGTCATCCTGGGCCCCTGCGCAGGTGGCGCGGTCTATTCACCCGCCCTTACGGATTTCGTGTTTGTTGTCGACAAAATATCCCACATGTTCATAACCGGGCCACAGGTGATCAAAACCGTCCTGGGAGAAGAAGTAACCCAGGAGGAGCTTGGTGGCGCGATGACCCATGCTTCTATCACCGGTAACGCGCACTTCTATGCGAAAACCGAAGTGGATGCGTTCAACACCGTTAAGAAACTTCTCTCATTCCTCCCGGCCAACTCAAAGCAAAACCCTCCGGTCAGAAAACCCATTCCTCCCGATCAGCCTCTTGGAGATGATGTTATTCCTGACAATCGCAGGCAGGCTTACTCCGTAAAAGACATTATCCGTGGTATTGTTGACGCTTCCGATTTTCTTGAGGTACACGAGTACTACGCCAGAAACATTGTTGTAGGCTTCGCAAGGCTTGCAGGCCGGTCCATAGGAATCGTAGCAAATCAGCCCAGGGTTCTTGCCGGTGTTCTTGATGTGAACGCTTCGGACAAGGCAGCAAGATTCATAAGATTCTGCGATTGCTTCAATATTCCCCTGCTGACCCTTGTGGATACCCCCGGATACCTTCCGGGAGTGGATCAGGAACACGCGGGAGTAATCAGACACGGAGCAAAGATCCTTTACGCTTACAGCGAAGCCTCAGTTCCAAAGATGACAGTTATCATGAGAAAAGCTTACGGTGGAGCTTACATTGCCATGTGCAGCAGGCACCTTGGAGCTACATTCGTCGCGTCCTGGCCCAGTGGTGAAATCGCTGTAATGGGACCTGAGGGAGCGGCCAATATCATATTCAGAAGAGAAATAGCGGCTGCTGACGACCCTGATGCATATAGACAGGAAAAGGTCGATGAGTACGAAGAGAAATTCGCCAATCCCTACGTTGCCGCGAAAAAAGGATACGTTGACACGATAATAAAGTCCAGCGAAACCAGGGACACTCTTATTAAAGTTCTCTCTGTGGCCAAGCAGTCCAGAACAGGCCGTCCCCACAGAAACATACCTCTGTAA